A region from the Natronocella acetinitrilica genome encodes:
- a CDS encoding cobalamin B12-binding domain-containing protein — protein MDAIERRIIPELLRSRVEDGMRGGAGHPSPPSISKKEIDRLAELSIAHDGRAAFDFVDSFRARGVGLKTLCMDLLAPAARELGRHWCNDTCNFLDVTCGVSRLQSILHELGSAVTADRSHEATPGRVLLLPVPGEQHTFGVQMVAEFFRRDGWDVSCVNFTHGRSVSATVGTRWFDVVGLSLASETLIDSCAAEISAIRKASINQNIQVMVGGALASQRQDIHSLVSADVIATSFSGAAAEVSHADMSSAKGH, from the coding sequence ATGGACGCAATTGAACGGCGGATCATCCCGGAACTGCTGCGCAGTCGTGTTGAAGACGGCATGCGCGGAGGGGCTGGTCACCCCTCCCCCCCGTCCATCTCGAAGAAAGAAATCGACCGGCTGGCGGAGCTGTCCATCGCCCATGATGGTCGGGCCGCCTTTGATTTCGTCGATAGCTTTCGCGCCCGCGGCGTTGGTCTGAAGACCCTGTGCATGGACCTGCTTGCACCCGCCGCCCGTGAGCTAGGCAGGCACTGGTGCAATGACACGTGCAACTTCCTCGATGTCACCTGCGGTGTCAGCCGACTGCAGAGCATCCTTCACGAGCTCGGCAGCGCCGTGACCGCCGATCGATCACATGAGGCAACCCCGGGACGCGTATTGCTGCTCCCGGTGCCCGGCGAGCAGCACACTTTCGGCGTACAGATGGTGGCTGAATTCTTCCGCCGGGATGGATGGGATGTGTCCTGCGTCAACTTCACACATGGGCGCTCGGTAAGCGCGACAGTCGGGACCCGCTGGTTCGATGTTGTCGGGCTATCGTTGGCGTCGGAAACACTGATAGACTCATGCGCTGCCGAGATCTCCGCCATTCGCAAGGCCTCGATAAATCAGAACATTCAGGTAATGGTCGGCGGAGCGCTGGCAAGTCAACGGCAAGACATCCACTCACTGGTCAGCGCGGACGTGATCGCAACCTCCTTTTCGGGAGCGGCTGCGGAGGTCTCGCATGCCGATATGTCTAGTGCGAAAGGTCACTAG
- the bchF gene encoding 2-vinyl bacteriochlorophyllide hydratase → MQQRRFQESGSAGLYTPEQKRRRDESPWTLVQGLLAPLQFAVFLVSVFLVIRYLQTGEGFALAAASVVLKTVLLYAIMVTGSIWEKVVFGRYLFVPLFFWEDVVSMGVMALHTAYIVVLFTGWMSPEQQMYLALAAYVAYLVNAIQFILKLRAARRGAQGEAPMVPAGVVK, encoded by the coding sequence ATGCAGCAACGTCGCTTCCAGGAGTCAGGCAGTGCGGGACTCTATACGCCCGAGCAGAAACGCCGACGCGATGAGTCTCCCTGGACACTGGTACAGGGCCTGCTCGCACCGCTGCAGTTCGCGGTTTTCCTGGTGAGTGTCTTCCTGGTTATTCGCTACCTCCAGACAGGGGAGGGGTTCGCCCTGGCGGCCGCGTCCGTTGTCCTGAAGACGGTGCTTCTCTACGCAATCATGGTGACCGGCTCCATCTGGGAAAAGGTCGTCTTCGGTCGGTATCTCTTCGTGCCCCTGTTCTTCTGGGAGGACGTGGTCAGCATGGGCGTCATGGCGCTCCATACCGCCTACATCGTCGTCCTGTTCACTGGCTGGATGAGTCCCGAGCAGCAGATGTATCTCGCGCTCGCCGCCTATGTCGCGTACCTGGTCAATGCCATCCAATTCATCCTCAAACTGCGTGCGGCGCGCCGAGGCGCGCAGGGTGAAGCACCTATGGTTCCAGCAGGAGTAGTCAAATGA
- the bchM gene encoding magnesium protoporphyrin IX methyltransferase: protein MQQPISDSYAQRRGQLETYFNRTAVDAWKRLTSDVPVSGIRATVRAGRDTMRGTLLGWLPDDLRGYRLLDAGCGTGAFASEAASRGADVVGVDISETLVELARERQPADLAGSIELRVGDMLSADHGDFDYVVAMDSLIHYGTDDVLGALRALAPRVRVGMLITFAPSTPALAAMHAVGRLFPRGDRAPAIQPVAARRLQSLIATDATLSGWQTGRTERVSRGFYTSQALEVLRK from the coding sequence ATGCAACAGCCGATCAGTGATTCCTACGCCCAGCGCCGCGGGCAACTGGAAACCTATTTCAACCGCACTGCTGTGGATGCATGGAAACGGCTGACCTCGGATGTCCCGGTCAGTGGCATTCGCGCTACTGTCCGGGCGGGGCGTGACACCATGCGGGGTACGCTGCTCGGCTGGCTGCCGGATGATCTGCGCGGTTATCGGCTGCTTGATGCAGGCTGCGGGACGGGTGCCTTCGCCTCAGAAGCGGCAAGCCGTGGCGCCGATGTTGTGGGTGTCGATATTTCCGAGACCCTGGTCGAGCTGGCCCGGGAGCGGCAGCCTGCAGATCTCGCAGGCAGCATCGAACTCCGGGTGGGTGACATGCTCTCCGCGGATCATGGTGACTTCGATTACGTGGTGGCCATGGATTCGCTGATTCACTATGGCACCGATGACGTGCTCGGCGCTCTGCGTGCTCTCGCGCCCCGAGTTCGCGTGGGGATGCTGATCACCTTCGCGCCCAGCACGCCGGCTCTCGCCGCAATGCATGCGGTGGGCAGGCTGTTCCCCCGTGGCGATCGCGCTCCAGCCATTCAACCGGTGGCCGCGCGTCGCTTGCAGTCCCTCATCGCCACGGACGCCACACTGTCGGGCTGGCAGACGGGGCGGACCGAGCGCGTGAGTCGCGGCTTCTATACGTCACAGGCCCTCGAGGTCTTACGTAAATGA
- a CDS encoding magnesium chelatase subunit H: MPKPTSVAETAIPIRVVIITLDGHLAAATQRARLELEKAVPGLVLTLHAASNWKDDPEALTHCREEIARGDIILSSMLFMEEHINPVIEDLRARRDHCDAMVSIMAAGEVMKLTRMGRFTMDGSSSGPMSLLKKLRGQRGKAGAATTGAKQMAMLRRIPRILRFIPGAAQDVRAYFLTMQYFLASSDENICQMVRLLVNRYADGDRRGLRGTVPAAAPVEYPDVGVYHPRLKGGISDDASRLPKPGLKSRGTVGLLLMRSYVLAGDSAHYDGVIKALETQGYRVIPAFASGLDSRPAVDAFFMRNGVATVDAVVSLTGFSLVGGPAYNDAAAAEEMLARLDVPYLAAQALEFQGLEQWEASDQGLTPVEATMMVAIPEIDGATGPMVFGGRSALGGANGIRSMQVHPERAEKLARRVDRLVQLRSTPRKDRRVAVVLFSFPPQAGAVGTAAYLAVFESLFHTLTAMRDAGYTVNMPASVDALRDRLIDAGETQQTAYARVHTRIGVNDHVAREPWLKEIEAQWGPAPGRQLSDGSSIAVLGATFGNVFVGVQPGFGYEGDPMRLLFDKGLAPTHAFSAFYRYVREDFNAHAVLHFGTHGALEFMPGKQSGLSSACWPDRLIGELPNLYLYAANNPSEGTIAKRRSAATLISYLTPPVAKAGLYRGLLELRESMDHWRSLLPDNLHEQAELSALIQAQAAAVDLAEQEPAWGDEAEARITALLAEVLELEYTLIPDGLHVLGVPPKRASRIDLMQAMAETGHGVRLTEESAAAIVDGVPAEQILSGAIAEGLTREVLDQLAATDALLAVNQETEAVIAALDGRFIRPAPGGDLLRSPAILPTGRNVHGFDPYRIPSAYAVRDGAAQAELLLAKHQADGHPAPTSIAMVLWGTDNLKSEGAPIGQALALIGARPRFDGYGRLCGAELIPLDELGRPRVDVVLTLSGIFRDLLPIQTRALAEAAFLAASAEDEPLDMNPVRRNALAYQEQHGCDFETAALRVFGNADGAYGANVGAMIDDGCWQEEDELAETYTRRKCFAYGRDGKPVRQAELLGSMLAGVELAYQNLESVELGVTSVDHYFDTLGGISRAVKRAGGNTVPVYIGDQTSGEGTVRTLADQVALETRTRMLNPKWYEGLLEHGYEGVHQIEVHVTNTMGWSATTGQVAPWVYQQLTETFLLDDAMRERLASLNPAASAKLANRLLEANERNYWSPDAQTLDALRSAGDELEDRLEGIAEGVAA; the protein is encoded by the coding sequence ATGCCAAAGCCTACTTCGGTCGCTGAGACGGCCATTCCCATCCGGGTGGTTATCATCACCCTGGACGGCCACCTCGCTGCAGCCACGCAACGGGCCCGCCTTGAACTGGAAAAAGCAGTTCCCGGGCTTGTGTTGACTCTGCATGCAGCCTCGAACTGGAAAGACGACCCAGAGGCATTGACGCACTGTCGGGAAGAGATCGCCAGGGGCGACATCATTCTCTCGTCCATGCTGTTCATGGAAGAGCACATCAATCCCGTGATCGAAGATCTGCGGGCGCGTCGCGATCACTGCGACGCAATGGTCAGCATCATGGCGGCGGGCGAGGTGATGAAGCTCACTCGCATGGGCCGATTCACCATGGACGGTTCCAGCAGCGGACCGATGTCCCTCCTGAAGAAACTCCGCGGCCAGCGGGGCAAAGCCGGCGCCGCAACCACCGGCGCAAAACAGATGGCCATGCTGCGGCGCATACCGCGCATCCTGCGTTTTATTCCCGGTGCGGCCCAGGATGTTCGCGCCTACTTCCTGACCATGCAATATTTCCTGGCTAGTTCAGACGAGAACATCTGCCAGATGGTTCGATTGCTCGTCAATCGCTACGCCGATGGCGATCGGCGTGGGCTGCGCGGAACGGTGCCCGCTGCCGCCCCCGTGGAGTATCCGGATGTCGGCGTCTATCACCCGCGACTCAAAGGTGGAATCAGCGATGATGCCTCCCGCTTGCCGAAGCCGGGCTTGAAGTCCCGGGGCACTGTCGGCCTCCTTCTAATGCGTTCCTACGTGCTGGCGGGCGATTCGGCTCACTACGATGGCGTGATCAAGGCGCTGGAGACGCAGGGATATCGCGTTATCCCGGCGTTTGCCAGTGGGCTTGACAGTCGCCCCGCGGTTGACGCGTTTTTCATGCGTAATGGTGTCGCCACGGTGGATGCAGTGGTCTCTCTGACCGGCTTCTCGCTGGTCGGGGGCCCAGCCTACAACGATGCGGCCGCAGCCGAAGAAATGCTGGCCCGTCTTGATGTGCCGTACCTTGCCGCCCAGGCTCTTGAATTCCAGGGTCTCGAGCAGTGGGAGGCCTCTGACCAGGGCCTGACGCCGGTAGAGGCGACCATGATGGTAGCCATACCGGAGATCGACGGCGCTACCGGGCCCATGGTATTCGGCGGGCGCTCTGCACTTGGTGGCGCGAATGGTATTCGCAGCATGCAGGTGCACCCGGAACGGGCAGAAAAACTCGCCCGCCGGGTTGACCGCCTCGTGCAGCTACGCAGCACACCGCGCAAGGATCGCCGGGTTGCCGTGGTGTTGTTCAGCTTTCCTCCCCAAGCGGGGGCGGTGGGTACCGCCGCTTACCTGGCGGTCTTCGAATCCTTGTTCCATACCCTGACCGCCATGCGCGACGCCGGGTACACGGTGAACATGCCCGCATCCGTTGACGCATTGCGCGACCGCCTGATCGATGCCGGGGAAACCCAGCAGACGGCCTACGCCCGAGTGCATACCCGCATCGGGGTCAACGACCATGTGGCCCGAGAGCCGTGGTTGAAGGAGATCGAGGCGCAATGGGGCCCGGCTCCCGGCCGACAGCTCAGTGACGGTTCGTCCATCGCCGTGCTCGGCGCCACCTTCGGCAATGTCTTTGTCGGCGTACAGCCCGGTTTCGGCTATGAGGGCGATCCAATGCGCCTGTTGTTCGACAAGGGCCTGGCACCGACTCACGCGTTTTCTGCCTTCTACCGCTACGTGCGAGAGGATTTCAACGCCCACGCGGTTCTGCATTTCGGGACCCACGGTGCGCTGGAATTCATGCCCGGCAAGCAGTCGGGTCTGTCATCGGCCTGTTGGCCTGACCGGCTGATCGGCGAACTGCCCAACCTGTATCTTTACGCGGCAAACAATCCGTCCGAGGGCACGATTGCCAAGCGTCGGTCGGCGGCGACCCTTATCAGCTACCTGACACCGCCGGTTGCCAAGGCAGGGCTTTATCGGGGCCTGCTGGAACTCAGGGAGTCCATGGATCACTGGCGCTCCTTGCTTCCGGATAACCTGCACGAGCAGGCTGAGTTGTCGGCGCTGATCCAGGCGCAGGCCGCCGCCGTCGATCTTGCCGAGCAGGAGCCAGCCTGGGGCGACGAAGCCGAGGCTCGAATCACCGCGCTGCTTGCCGAGGTGCTGGAACTCGAGTACACGCTGATCCCGGACGGTCTGCATGTGCTTGGCGTTCCACCGAAGCGCGCCTCACGTATCGATCTGATGCAGGCCATGGCAGAGACAGGTCACGGCGTCAGGCTCACAGAGGAAAGCGCAGCGGCCATCGTGGATGGCGTGCCTGCCGAGCAGATCCTCTCCGGTGCGATCGCCGAAGGCCTGACGCGGGAGGTCCTGGATCAACTCGCAGCCACCGATGCATTGCTGGCAGTCAACCAGGAAACCGAAGCTGTCATCGCCGCACTGGATGGCCGCTTCATTCGGCCTGCCCCGGGCGGCGATCTGCTTCGCTCGCCAGCCATCCTGCCCACCGGACGAAACGTCCATGGTTTCGATCCCTATCGGATACCCAGTGCCTATGCGGTCCGCGACGGGGCTGCCCAGGCGGAGCTGTTGCTTGCCAAGCATCAGGCCGACGGCCACCCGGCTCCAACATCCATCGCAATGGTCCTGTGGGGCACGGATAACCTGAAGAGCGAGGGCGCGCCGATCGGTCAGGCGCTGGCGCTCATCGGAGCCAGGCCGCGGTTTGATGGATACGGTCGGCTGTGTGGTGCGGAGTTGATCCCGCTGGATGAACTCGGCCGCCCCCGGGTCGACGTGGTCCTGACTCTGTCCGGAATATTCCGGGATCTCCTGCCGATTCAGACCCGTGCTCTGGCCGAGGCGGCCTTCCTGGCAGCCTCCGCTGAAGACGAGCCACTGGACATGAATCCTGTCCGCCGCAATGCCCTGGCCTACCAGGAACAGCATGGCTGCGACTTCGAGACCGCAGCGCTGCGGGTCTTCGGCAATGCCGACGGAGCCTACGGCGCAAACGTCGGCGCCATGATCGACGACGGCTGCTGGCAGGAGGAAGACGAGCTTGCCGAGACCTATACCCGGAGAAAGTGCTTTGCCTATGGTCGCGACGGCAAACCCGTACGTCAGGCGGAGCTGCTGGGCAGCATGCTGGCCGGTGTCGAGCTCGCTTACCAGAACCTGGAATCCGTGGAGCTGGGTGTGACGTCGGTGGATCACTACTTCGACACGCTTGGCGGCATCAGTCGCGCCGTCAAGCGGGCAGGCGGAAACACGGTCCCGGTGTATATCGGCGATCAGACCAGTGGCGAGGGGACGGTACGCACACTGGCGGATCAGGTGGCACTCGAAACCCGCACCCGGATGCTGAACCCCAAGTGGTACGAGGGATTGCTGGAGCACGGCTACGAGGGCGTGCACCAGATCGAGGTCCACGTCACCAACACCATGGGCTGGTCGGCCACCACCGGGCAGGTTGCGCCCTGGGTCTACCAACAGCTCACCGAAACATTCCTGCTGGATGACGCCATGCGCGAGAGGCTTGCAAGCCTCAATCCGGCAGCATCGGCGAAGCTCGCTAATCGCCTGCTTGAAGCCAACGAACGCAACTACTGGTCGCCGGATGCACAGACGCTTGATGCGCTGCGCAGTGCGGGCGACGAACTTGAAGATCGACTCGAAGGAATTGCGGAAGGAGTAGCTGCATGA
- the bchB gene encoding ferredoxin:protochlorophyllide reductase (ATP-dependent) subunit B, giving the protein MQLTLWTYEGPPHVGAMRIATAMRNVHYVLHAPQGDTYADLLFTMIERRSTRPPVSYTTFQARDLGSDTANLVTEAVRKAYERFKPEALLVGESCTAELIQDQPGSLAQGMNLPVPVVPLELPAYSRKENWGASETFYHLVRAMVADQVEQSDAGAGAPSQGAQPTANILGPTALGFRCRDDVEEIKRLLALLGVAVNVVAPEGATPADLHRLPDADFNICLYPEIARTTCAWLKRVFHQPFVSTVPIGVGATRDFVIEVGEVAGLDVTDALAALDSRLPWYSRSVDSTYLTGKRVFIFGDATHALAAARIANDELAFEVVGLGTYSREMAREVREAASRYGLEALITDDYLEVEARVTELQPELVLGTQMERHIAKRLGIACAVISAPVHVQDFPARYSPQMGLEGANVIFDTWVHPLMMGLEEHLLGMFRGDFEFHDGATASHLGSEAPPKPGLVTAGVTAEEDEGVVVEEGSCSWTPEAETELRKIPFFVRGKARRNTERFAAETGLASITVETLYDAKAYFGR; this is encoded by the coding sequence ATGCAGTTGACGCTCTGGACTTACGAAGGACCGCCCCATGTCGGGGCCATGCGCATCGCCACGGCTATGCGCAACGTCCACTACGTGCTGCACGCCCCCCAGGGCGATACCTATGCGGATCTACTGTTCACCATGATCGAGCGACGCTCGACCCGGCCGCCGGTCAGCTACACCACATTTCAGGCTCGGGACCTGGGTAGCGATACGGCCAACCTCGTTACAGAGGCGGTGCGCAAGGCTTATGAGCGGTTCAAGCCTGAAGCGCTGCTTGTCGGCGAGAGTTGCACCGCGGAGCTGATCCAGGATCAGCCCGGATCCCTGGCCCAGGGCATGAACCTGCCCGTACCCGTGGTGCCATTGGAATTGCCCGCCTATTCCCGCAAGGAAAACTGGGGCGCCAGCGAGACCTTCTATCACCTGGTGCGGGCAATGGTTGCCGACCAGGTTGAGCAGTCGGACGCGGGAGCGGGTGCACCGAGTCAGGGAGCCCAGCCGACCGCCAATATCCTTGGCCCTACGGCGCTGGGTTTCCGCTGTCGAGACGATGTTGAAGAGATCAAGCGGCTTCTGGCTCTGCTGGGTGTGGCCGTCAACGTGGTTGCCCCGGAGGGTGCGACGCCGGCTGACCTTCACCGCCTGCCGGATGCCGACTTCAACATCTGCCTGTATCCCGAGATTGCGAGAACGACCTGCGCGTGGCTGAAGCGGGTCTTCCACCAACCGTTCGTCAGCACGGTGCCAATCGGCGTCGGTGCGACACGGGACTTCGTTATCGAGGTGGGCGAGGTCGCCGGTCTCGACGTGACCGACGCCCTGGCTGCTCTCGACTCCCGCCTGCCCTGGTATTCACGTTCGGTGGATTCCACCTACCTCACGGGCAAGCGGGTTTTCATCTTCGGCGATGCCACCCACGCCCTCGCCGCGGCCCGGATCGCCAACGATGAGCTTGCCTTCGAGGTTGTCGGTCTCGGGACCTACAGCCGCGAAATGGCTCGCGAGGTTCGGGAGGCCGCCAGCCGCTACGGTCTCGAAGCGCTGATAACAGACGATTACCTGGAAGTCGAGGCGCGCGTGACCGAGTTGCAGCCCGAGCTGGTGCTTGGCACGCAAATGGAGCGGCACATTGCCAAGCGACTCGGCATTGCCTGCGCGGTCATTTCCGCGCCTGTCCATGTGCAGGATTTCCCTGCCCGGTATTCGCCACAAATGGGCCTGGAAGGGGCCAATGTGATTTTCGACACCTGGGTGCATCCATTGATGATGGGCCTGGAAGAACACCTGCTCGGCATGTTTCGTGGAGACTTCGAGTTCCACGATGGCGCTACCGCTTCCCATTTGGGTTCGGAAGCACCGCCAAAGCCGGGCCTCGTCACTGCCGGTGTGACTGCGGAAGAGGATGAAGGCGTCGTTGTAGAGGAGGGCAGTTGCTCCTGGACGCCGGAAGCTGAAACCGAGCTACGCAAGATCCCGTTTTTCGTTCGTGGAAAGGCCCGACGGAATACCGAACGGTTCGCAGCGGAAACAGGCCTTGCAAGTATAACCGTGGAGACGCTCTACGATGCCAAAGCCTACTTCGGTCGCTGA
- a CDS encoding ferredoxin:protochlorophyllide reductase (ATP-dependent) subunit N yields the protein MSGFPAIAPGPGGGCDDASVLRERGQREVFCGLTGIVWLHRKIQDAFFLVVGSRTCAHLLQSAAGVMIFAEPRFATAILQERDLAGLADCNEELDRLVEQLLARRPDIRTLFLVGSCPSEVIKLDLATAAERLTREQQGRVRVLSYSGSGIETTFTQGEDQCLSALVSEMPQTNAEAASLLIVGTLADVVEDQFRRIFAAMGVTDVHFLPARTAADLPPVGPGVHLLLAQPFVGDTARALVRKGAKLIQAPYPLGVEGTLGWLRAAADVFGVTDEQFRLATEAPAARARRALERYRPVLEGRRISFLPDSQLEIPLARFLAEECGVIPVEVGTPYLDRQVLAGELPRLGADVRLSEGQDVDLQLDRLRQDAPDLTVCGLGLANPLEAEGLRTKWSIELVFSPIHGFEQAADLAELFARPLVRNEKLAV from the coding sequence ATGAGTGGTTTTCCGGCGATCGCGCCAGGACCGGGCGGGGGCTGCGATGACGCATCCGTCCTCCGGGAGCGCGGTCAGCGTGAAGTCTTCTGCGGACTCACCGGCATCGTCTGGTTGCACAGAAAGATCCAGGACGCGTTCTTTCTTGTGGTGGGGTCACGGACCTGTGCCCATCTCCTGCAATCCGCCGCCGGGGTGATGATTTTTGCCGAACCCCGCTTCGCCACGGCGATTCTGCAGGAGAGGGATCTTGCCGGGCTTGCAGACTGTAATGAAGAGCTTGATCGGCTCGTCGAGCAGTTGCTGGCGCGCCGCCCTGATATCCGAACCCTGTTTCTGGTCGGGTCCTGTCCTTCGGAGGTCATCAAGCTCGATCTGGCGACGGCAGCGGAACGTTTAACCAGAGAGCAGCAAGGCCGCGTTCGGGTGCTGAGTTATTCCGGCAGCGGTATCGAGACCACCTTTACCCAGGGTGAGGATCAGTGTCTCAGCGCGCTGGTCTCGGAGATGCCCCAGACCAACGCGGAGGCCGCATCACTGCTCATCGTCGGGACGCTGGCGGACGTGGTCGAGGATCAGTTCCGCCGGATTTTCGCGGCGATGGGCGTTACCGATGTGCATTTTCTCCCGGCGCGCACTGCCGCGGACCTGCCACCCGTGGGCCCTGGTGTCCATCTGTTGCTGGCACAGCCCTTTGTGGGGGACACCGCCCGGGCGCTGGTGCGCAAGGGTGCAAAGCTGATACAGGCACCGTATCCGCTGGGTGTGGAAGGTACGCTCGGTTGGCTCCGCGCAGCGGCCGATGTCTTCGGCGTTACCGACGAGCAGTTTCGGCTCGCCACGGAGGCCCCCGCAGCGCGGGCAAGGCGCGCACTGGAGCGTTACCGCCCGGTGCTGGAAGGGCGCCGAATCAGTTTTCTCCCGGATTCGCAACTCGAAATACCTCTGGCTCGCTTTCTCGCCGAGGAATGCGGCGTCATTCCGGTGGAGGTGGGTACGCCCTACCTGGACCGTCAGGTCCTCGCTGGTGAGCTTCCGAGGCTCGGTGCCGATGTGCGTTTGAGCGAGGGGCAGGATGTCGATCTGCAACTGGATCGGCTGCGCCAGGATGCGCCAGACCTGACCGTCTGTGGGCTGGGCCTGGCGAATCCGCTGGAGGCCGAGGGCTTGCGTACCAAATGGTCCATCGAGTTGGTGTTTTCTCCGATTCACGGCTTCGAGCAAGCCGCTGATCTGGCCGAGCTATTTGCGCGGCCCCTGGTTCGTAACGAGAAATTGGCGGTATAG
- the bchL gene encoding ferredoxin:protochlorophyllide reductase (ATP-dependent) iron-sulfur ATP-binding protein, whose product MITTTAVPVTAIGKRPPDGQGSVQVHQDPKVDMGRAKVFAVYGKGGIGKSTTSSNLSVAFSKLGKRVLQIGCDPKHDSTFTLTKRLVPTVIDSLEAVDFHPEELRTEDFVYEGYNGVMCVEAGGPPAGTGCGGYVVGQTVRLLKEHHLLEDTDVVIFDVLGDVVCGGFAAPLQHADRALIITANDFDSIFAMNRIVGAIKAKSKNYNVRLGGVIANRSADTDEIDRFNLRTGLQKIAHFKDVDAIRRSRLKKSTLFEMESCPEVDEVQAEYMRLAATLWAGMDPMIGECLKDREIFDLLGFD is encoded by the coding sequence ATGATAACTACGACGGCTGTCCCAGTGACGGCAATTGGCAAGCGCCCACCGGATGGACAGGGCAGCGTGCAGGTCCACCAGGACCCGAAAGTGGACATGGGCCGAGCCAAGGTGTTTGCCGTCTACGGCAAGGGCGGCATCGGCAAGAGCACAACGTCCTCGAACCTCTCGGTTGCCTTTTCCAAGCTTGGCAAGCGGGTGCTCCAGATTGGGTGTGATCCGAAACATGACTCCACGTTCACTCTGACCAAGCGGCTGGTGCCGACGGTGATCGACAGCCTGGAGGCGGTGGATTTCCACCCGGAAGAGCTGCGCACTGAAGACTTCGTCTACGAAGGCTACAACGGTGTCATGTGTGTGGAAGCCGGCGGGCCACCAGCAGGTACCGGTTGCGGTGGCTATGTGGTGGGTCAGACCGTGCGGCTGCTGAAGGAACATCACCTGCTGGAAGACACCGACGTGGTGATCTTCGATGTGCTGGGTGATGTGGTCTGCGGCGGTTTTGCAGCGCCGCTGCAACATGCCGACCGTGCCTTGATTATCACCGCCAACGATTTCGATTCCATCTTCGCGATGAACAGGATCGTCGGTGCGATCAAGGCCAAGTCCAAGAACTATAACGTGCGTCTGGGTGGGGTGATCGCCAACCGCAGTGCCGACACCGATGAAATTGATCGATTCAATCTGCGAACCGGTCTGCAGAAAATCGCGCATTTCAAGGATGTAGACGCCATACGCAGAAGCCGCCTGAAGAAATCGACGCTCTTCGAGATGGAGTCGTGCCCCGAGGTTGACGAGGTTCAGGCGGAGTATATGCGCCTGGCGGCCACACTCTGGGCGGGTATGGATCCGATGATCGGAGAATGCCTGAAGGATCGCGAGATCTTCGACCTGCTGGGTTTTGATTGA